The DNA region gtttaaatatttgtagTAGGAAAGGGGGTTAGGTTGGACCATCAAGGCATCCAGCAGCTTGTTAAAGACTCTTAAGTTATTAACAGTTCTGGAGGCCAAGCTCTGGATCAAGTGGCTAGCACTTAGAATTGCAATGAAGCATATAAAGCTGAGACTGTTGCTAGAGCTCCTTTGCAAAGCTGTTTGCTTAAATACCCAGAGGTGTCTTATCTGTTGCAACACTTCAGCACAGTGACTATTATTTGGCTTGGACTTCTAATCTACGTGATAAAATGTAGTGATAATTCATTTAAGACATTCTCCTAGAGGGTTTATTCTAACTTGCACTTTATAGTGATCCAAGGAACTTTTCTGTCTAAACACTGCATGGCCACTTATTTAACATTACTTCTAATTTAGCTTTTGTTAATTCACTTAAAGTAAACTCCTAAaacatttctaatatttattaatttcttaagaCATGTCTTGGACACCCCCATATGCCTTCCATTAAcatgtctcttgtattctgttcaaTGCGTGCTTGTAAAACCTTTGGGACTAGTGGTGTTTTCCCTTCTTGGTGGTCTCTGTTTGCTAAATACTTTATCATACACATTGAGTCAAGGACCAGCACAATAAAACACACCTTCCCTTCTTTGCCTTTAACATGTAATTAGCCACACCTTTCATAGTCCTAAGACTCCAGATCTGATAAGTTGAGGTGACAGTCTGAGGCATCAGGGACAAACATTTCAACACTATTTTAAATAGGTTGAACACAACAGTGAGCCCCCTGAAGGCATTtgttgttaataataataataatgataataataatcacTTTCCAGCTTTCTCCATCTTCCAACTTAAGACAATGAGCCTGAGACATGTGTGGGCAAGTAAAATCAGATTTGTTTCATACCACAATCTTAATGGCATTGTCCTTCTTCAAGAGTCAATGATagaatggaaaaaacaaacaaataaagcaagcTTAAACGCATCAGTACTGTGGGCTCTAGCGGCTTGTCCTAGGATGTGAGTCTTGTCTTCACCGGACTATGTCTTTACCTCTGTACCATCTGAGGTTCAGTACATCTAACTACGGGCATGCGTAGGTAAAAGAATGCAAGTGCTATGCAGCAGAGATTACTATGTACTACCTGACAGAGCTATTCTTTGCAGGTTTATCATGTGTGTGTTGCTTTAAATAATGAGGCCAAAGTAGTTCTCGGTTCTGTGATTTCTGTGTCTCATGTATCCCAAAGCATTTTGAAGATGAAAAGAGAATATTGACAGTAATTCCAACTTGTTGAACTTCCTTTCTCTCTAGTTGAACAGGTGATTAAGCccaagaaaaacaagacagaagggGAAAAATCTAcagaaaaacccaaaagaaagaaaaagggaggcaaaagtggaaaagacagaagaaataataagaagaaaaagaatccatGTGCCGCTGCTGAGTTTCAGAATTTTTGCATTCATGGTGAATGCAGATACATCAAGAACATGAAGGTGGTGACATGCAAGTAGGTTTGTTTCTTACACCATACCTGAAAACCCCTCCTATAGAAAACCTTGACTTTTCCAGGTATAAACCGAGTATTTCATGAGCCAACTTTATGTTTGTACAGCCAATTAAAATGTAAGCacataaatttagaaaaaagatTCCTAGATTGAAGGCTGTAACAAGTAGCTTTTGGACTACTGTTGCACAGtatcattttattatatgtaatatatacgtatacacatgtacatacatgtgcccatacatatattttaagcctaaaaaaaaatcccttaaagtattTATCACACAATGTTTTATGTTGTTCTAATGTCCCCAAACCCTCTCAACccactaaaactaaaactaaatgaTGGAGGAAAGTATTAACTGTGACCCCAGGCATTGAAGTCATCGGTCAGTCCTAAAAGGACAAGAAGCATGAGTCACAGTGTCTTCTGGGAATATCACACTCACACCTAAACTAATCGAAACTTGTTCTTAAACATCTTTAGCTAGAGTGCATTCCATGTCTCATGACTTCGCAGAATTGACCATGGCGTGGCCTTTCTACATTAAATTAAGTGACTGTATCATTAGGTAGTAAGCTTGAGATGCAGAGAACCTTTTCAACAACTGTATTTATGAAATGTGATGTTACAGGTGTCATCAGGATTACTTTGGTGAACGGTGTGGAGAAAAATCCATGAAGACTCACAGCGAGGATGAGAGCGACCTATCTAAGAGTGCAGTAGTAGCTGCCACTGTCTTTGTCTCTGCTGTAATCCTCACAGCTATTGGTGTCTTTATCACAATGCAGTAAGTACAGCACAACCTAAGAACTGAACTCTTGCCAGTATTCCTATAGACTCCACTCTCATATTTTACATGAGTTATTTTGTGGCACATGACCCATGAGCAGAATAGAATCAAACCTTGTATTCCATTGACTATCATTGAAATGATACACAAAGCCATCTTTCAGAATTAGAATGTCTTTAGCTTAAAAATTGATATTTTGATTAcctattatatttttaatgatggttatTTGTGACACTCGAAAAGCACTGGGTGTCATCTGTGAATATGTTAGAATGTAAGCATAAAGCTTCTGAGAAGCTAACTAGGGTCATATTAAGCTCACGGCACCAAATAGACTTCTTTggcatcaaagaaaacaaaacaaaacaaaacaaaaaaaacaaaaaaaactcgaAGGTCTTCAAATCAGCAGCCAAGGAAAGACCTGTGACTTCTCACAGTCCAAGGCGAGCCAAGGAAAGACCTGTGACTTCTCACANNNNNNNNNNNNNNNNNNNNNNNNNNGACCTGTGACTTCTCACAGTCCAAGGCGAGCCAAGGAAAGACCTGTGACTTCTCACAGTCCAAGGCGAAATTCTGGCTTGTAATTCCATGGCATGGTGCTCATTGGCTTACAGTTGGGACCTATTTTTGTCCTTATTGGGTATAATAGTGTAGGAACGTATTGAGAAACAAAGCGAAACATTTCCTCCCAATGGCATGGTGTAGGCAGCAATGACAAACTCTGTTACTGTGGTCCTCCCACAGCATCTTCTCTGGGCAACAGCAGATCTCACGCCTCGCTTCAGGACCAAAGAATGCCCACACTCCACTCTTCTAAGTCACAGGCACTGATGGGCAATGAGGTTGGCATTGTCTGTCAGACAGAAGCCACTGGATAGGGGAAGCTGGAGGAGGGCCCACATGGTTCTGGGATGACTCACTGCTACTAGGGCTTGGGAAAAGCAGTGGATTCATTATTCTAATTTTAGGTCTTGGTAAATTACCTTAACAACTGGATTGTGTACACGATCCATCAGGATACAGGAGTTATCTCCTACTATTGTTTGTTCATTGCTGTCTTAAATTCAAATTGGAAGGTGATAAAATGACACATAAAAGATGTTTTGTTGTGCACATGATGTTAGGTGTGGAGTGTAAATTTCTTTTGCACACCTGGAATTACTTCTAGTGCCTCAAGCCAGGTATGCAAATGTATTTAGGAAAGATAAAAGCCTGTATAAACTGTTCTTATTTGACATTGAAAATGTGAGctaatgatattttataaaggTAGAACTTGTGGCTTATTCAGCTTTCAAGACTCTGATTCCCTGGAATGGTGTGGAAtgattattgttttatgttgccattccattttctttgtggcggtgctgggaattgaactcagaacatcaCACATGTTGGTCAAGCACTCATCGACTGAGCTCTATCTTCAGCCGTTTGTACTTTTAGGGACAGGACCCAAGTTGCCCAAGCTCTCCCTGAATGTTGATCTTCCTCTCTTGGCCTCTTGACGATGTGAGGTCACCAGACTCTACTACCAGGCCCAGTTCAATTCTCTCACTTTTAAGAAGTGATTTTTTCCCCTGTTTTCTCTCAAATTcttattctttcaaaatataatcaACACTAATCTTAGACCACAATTACTGAGTGCTTTTTTTCATAATTGaagtgaatatttttctttaaagttgacAAATGGTAACATGTGATGGACTCATGCAAGATTCACTCAAAATAATATACAACATCCTCAAAATTTAAACTATGGGGTTTTGAAAATCGACTGCAGCAATCAATAAAATTAGAAGGAAACCTTTAGATCtgaaaatacacaaaacacaagTTGTTTTGTAAACAGTGTTTAAAtactaataatttaaaatcatttagtAGAAATTTAAATTCATTCATATAAATTCCTTTATATGTGAGGGAGGCTTCTACCACACACCATTGCTTCCCATGCTttgggaacaacaacaaaagatgttCCAGTTCCACACtgtatgaaaattttcatttttaatacatatttacattttttccagTGTTTAGAGATGTGTTTGTATAGTGGCAGCATCTTCTGAAAAGGAATATTGGCAAGATTTTGCAGTTAAGTTTAAGTTTTGGTTTAGTGCAACAAATCAACATACAGAGTTTGTTATAAGAAGTCATAGGAGGAAAGTCCCCATGGTCATGAATATCCCCATTGAACAGATGGATAAGACTTGCTAATGGTGGAATTTTGTGTTTTGCAAAGGCTTCGGAAACGATACTTCAGGGAAtatgaaggagaagcagaagaaagaagaagactTAGACAAGAAAATGTGAATGTTCATGTCATTGCCTAGCTGAAGACAATGCAGGTTTGGCCTTTAAACTTCATTTCCCAGTTAGATactatataattttgaaaacaaaaacaaaaatacttatcTCAAGGCAAAGGAAGGAACTATTCTTAATTAGAGTGCACATGGGTGGTTGTTTTAGGGAAATGTTATTCTTTGAGTAAGATTGACTTCAGTCTTGTAGAGGGAATAGGTATGGGGAACTCCAATTGTGTTCTCAACAAACATAACTCTTAATGGATGGAGGAAACAATAAGGCATCCAAGTGTTGAGGAAGGTCAGATAGGAGCAATAAGAGAGGAACTGATGGGAGGGGGGAGGTAGGGGGGAATATTCTATAAACAGGGGGATCAGTGGGAGCcacttagaagatggaaaggtcaTGGGCCCAAAATGGCCTTATAAGCTAGGACAAACTTAGGAAGCTGGGAAAGTGATTATGAAGAAAGATTGGTAATAGTGAGAAGTGAGCAGGTcattttagaaacagaaatgGCCTGGTTCCAGTGACTTTTGGCTAAGACAAAGTAGTAATGATAGGGTGCTCTCACAGGGTGAAGAGCCAAGGTTAGCCTATTGcatggggaaagaaaaggaagtgagaCAAAAATTTGCTTATTCATTTCGACAAAGGAAGGGACACACATTTGAGAGTGGTTTGGTAAAAagctacagttttatttttaagtaggaAGAGCTAAGTATGTTCTATGTAGAAGGTACATAGTAAGGAGTTAATGAATACAACCCCAGGGGAAGAGAGTTCCCCAGAGATGGATACAATGAAAATCAGCCCAGTCAAAAATGTTCATATCCTTAGACATTTAGGAAAGATGTGTCCCTAAGTCACTGATTTTTCTGCCTTCATCATAGTTAAGAgttatttaagattttaaatatgATATTCCTATATGCACCCTAAGTGTGCCAAATtgcaagtttatttttatttatttatttatttatttattttttgatttttcaagacaggttttctctgtgtagccctggctgtcctggaactcactctgtagaccagtctgtcctcgaactcagaaatccgcctgcctctgcctcccaagtgctgggattaaaggtgtgcgccaccaccgcccggtgcaagtttatttttaataaacattcCACATGGTTATAACTCATGAAATAGGTGACCGTTCACACCAACTATATACTCAGTAGTATTCATTACaccataaaaaaaatcattatcttACTGTACTAAAGCCAAGACTCAATGCGTGCATAGGGTGAAATGGGATATTAATATGCTGTGTTGGCATGTGGTGGCTGCCTATTAACTGGTAGCTATGATTATTATAGCCCTGGTACT from Mastomys coucha isolate ucsf_1 unplaced genomic scaffold, UCSF_Mcou_1 pScaffold22, whole genome shotgun sequence includes:
- the Areg gene encoding amphiregulin, encoding MRTPLLPRALPVLSLLILGSGHYAAAVELKDTGSGKAEPFSGDHSAGGLAVSVGSEVSTISEMPSGSELSTGDYDYSEEYDNEPQISGYIIDDSVRVEQVIKPKKNKTEGEKSTEKPKRKKKGGKSGKDRRNNKKKKNPCAAAEFQNFCIHGECRYIKNMKVVTCKCHQDYFGERCGEKSMKTHSEDESDLSKSAVVAATVFVSAVILTAIGVFITMQLRKRYFREYEGEAEERRRLRQENVNVHVIA